The following are encoded together in the Triticum dicoccoides isolate Atlit2015 ecotype Zavitan chromosome 6B, WEW_v2.0, whole genome shotgun sequence genome:
- the LOC119322268 gene encoding bidirectional sugar transporter SWEET6b-like — protein MVSADVARNIVGIIGNVISFGLFLSPVPTFWRICKAKDVQEFKPDPYLATLMNCLLWFFYGLPIVHPNSTLVLTINGIGLVIEGAYIIIFIIYAAKNTRWKMLGVLAIQAAFMAAVVAGVLVGAHTHEKRSMIVRILCVIFGSIMYASPLTIMGKVIRTKSVEYMPFFLSLVNFLNGLCWTGYALIKFDIYITIPNALGTIFGLIQLILYGYYYRSTPKKGKNVELPTVLTKNAVTSGNVSVTIEK, from the exons ATGGTTTCCGCCGACGTGGCTCGCAACATCGTCGGCATCATTGGCAATGTCATCTCCTTTGGGCTCTTCCTCTCCCCTGT GCCGACGTTCTGGCGTATCTGCAAGGCCAAGGACGTGCAGGAGTTCAAGCCGGACCCCTACCTGGCGACGCTCATGAACTGCCTGCTCTGGTTCTTCTACGGGCTCCCTATCGTCCACCCCAACAGCACCCTCGTCCTCACCATCAACGGCATCGGCCTCGTCATCGAGGGCGcctacatcatcatcttcatcatctacgCGGCCAAGAACACAAGG TGGAAGATGCTCGGCGTGCTCGCCATCCAGGCAGCGTTCATGGCTGCCGTGGTGGCCGGTGTGCTCGTCGGCGCCCACACCCATGAGAAGCGCTCCATGATCGTACGCATCCTCTGCGTCATCTTCGGCTCCATCATGTACGCCTCCCCGCTCACCATCATG GGTAAAGTGATCAGGACCAAGAGTGTGGAGTACATGCCATTCTTCCTGTCACTGGTAAACTTCCTCAACGGTCTCTGCTGGACGGGCTATGCGCTAATCAAGTTTGACATCTACATCacg ATCCCCAATGCCCTCGGTACAATCTTCGGCCTCATCCAGCTGATCCTTTACGGGTACTACTACAGATCTACCCCCAAGAAGGGCAAGAATGTCGAGCTGCCCACCGTCCTCACCAAAAACGCCGTTACCAGCGGCAACGTCTCCGTCACCATAGAGAAATAA